The proteins below come from a single Esox lucius isolate fEsoLuc1 chromosome 7, fEsoLuc1.pri, whole genome shotgun sequence genomic window:
- the rab1bb gene encoding RAB1B, member RAS oncogene family b — protein sequence MNPEYDYLFKLLLIGDSGVGKSCLLLRFADDTYTESYISTIGVDFKIRTIELDGKTIKLQIWDTAGQERFRTITSSYYRGAHGIIVVYDVTDQESYNNIKQWLQEIDRYASENVNKLLVGNKCDLTTKKVVDYTAAKDFADSLNIPFLETSAKNSTNVEQSFMTMAAEIKKRMGPGATAGGDKPNLKIDSTPVRQSGGGCC from the exons ATGAATCCTGAATA CGACTACCTGTTCAAACTGCTTCTGATTGGCGATTCAGGGGTGGGAAAGTCTTGCCTCCTGCTTCGATTTGCA GATGACACCTACACGGAAAGTTACATAAGCACCATTGGCGTGGACTTTAAAATCCGAACGATTGAATTGGACGGCAAGACCATCAAACTACAGATT TGGGATACAGCTGGTCAGGAGAGGTTTCGCACCATCACCTCCAGCTATTACCGAGGAGCTCATGGCATTATTGTGGTCTACGATGTAACCGACCAG GAGTCTTACAACAATATAAAGCAGTGGCTGCAGGAAATCGACCGCTACGCCAGCGAAAATGTCAACAAGCTGCTTGTGGGTAACAAGTGTGACCTAACCACCAAGAAAGTAGTAGACTACACAGCAGCCAAG GACTTTGCTGACTCCCTCAACATCCCGTTCCTTGAGACCAGTGCAAAAAACTCAACCAACGTGGAGCAATCCTTCATGACCATGGCGGCAGAAATTAAGAAGCGCATGGGGCCCGGCGCCACTGCGGGCGGAGACAAACCCAACCTGAAGATCGACAGCACTCCTGTGAGGCAGTCTGGGGGAGGATGCTGTTAA